One Eubacterium sp. AB3007 genomic window, TGGGAAAGAAAGCACAGGAGTATATGAACCGCGGCGAGCTGGTACCAGATGATCTGGTAGTCGAGATCGCTACGGACAGACTTCTGAAGGATGACTGCAAAGAGCGCGGCTTCCTGCTGGATGGCTTCCCGAGAACAGTCTACCAGGCGCAGAAACTGGATGAGTTCCTGGCTGCGAACGGGCAGAAGCTGGACAAAGTCATCGACCTTGAGGTCAGTGAGGATGTTCTGATGATCCGCCTGACCGGACGGAGGGTCTGCAAGGCCTGTGGTGCCAGCTACCATGTGGTCAATATCCCGCCTAAGCAGGAGGGAATCTGCGATAAGTGCGGTGGTGAACTGTTCCAGAGAGCAGATGACAATGAGGAGACCGCAAAGAACAGGATCGATGTCTACAACAAGGAGACGGCTCCGCTCGTAGATTATTACGAGAAGGCCGGATGCCTTGCCCGCATTGATGGGGCGGCTGGTCTGGAGGAAACCTTCAGCGAGATCACAGCGGCCTTGGGGGAGTAGCATGATTGTATTGAAATCACCTGAGGAAGCCACACTGATGCGCACAGCAGGCAAGGTCAACGCAGAGATCTTTGCCGGACTGGCAGAACTGATCAAGCCGGGCATCACCACCATGGACATCAACAACTATGTGGAGGAAGTGGTGGCCAGACATGGCATGATCGCTTCAGAGAAGGGCTATGGCGGATTTCCCGCCAGCATCTGCACATCGGTGAACGAGGAAGTGGTTCATGGCATTCCGAGTAAGGAGCGGGTGCTGAAGGAAGGCGACATCGTCAGCTGTGATCTTGTCGTCGAGTACCAGCACTACATGGCTGATTCCTGCAGAACATTCGGTGTCGGCAGGATCAGCGATACCGCCCAGCACCTGATCGATACTGCGGAGAAAGCATTCTTCGAAGGGATCAAGTTCGCAAGGGAAGGGCAGAGACTGTTTGATATTTCGCACAGGATCCAGGAAGTCGTAGAAGGCGAAGGGTTCGGCGTTATCAGAGATTACACGGGCCATGGCATCGGAAACGAGATGCACGAGGATCCGGCGATCCCCAATTGTGGGAAGGCCGGGAGAGGACCGCGGCTTGTCCAGGGAATGACCCTGGCCATTGAGCCGATGATCACGGAAGGCTCCTATGAGATCGACGTGCTTTCCGATGACTGGACAGCAGTTACAGTAGATGGCGGATTGGCGGCGCACTATGAGAACACCATTCTCATAACCGATGGCGAGCCAGAAATACTTACCATTTAGGAAGAGGTGTACTATGGCAAAGAAAGATGTCATTGAAGCGGTCGGTACCGTGGTCGACGCGCAGCCGAACGCGATGTTCAAGGTGAAGCTGGACAACGGCTTCGAAATCCTTGCGCATATTTCAGGCAAGATCAGAATGAACTACATCCGCATCCTGCCGGGAGATAAGGTAAAGGTTGAACTTTCACCATATGATCTGACCCGCGGAAGGATCACGTGGCGAGACAAAGGTTAAGATGGAGGGTTAGAATGAAAGTAAGAGCTTCAGTCAAACCTATCTGCGAGAAGTGCAAGGTCATCAAGAGACATGGCAAGGTCATGGTCATCTGTGAGAACCCCAAGCATAAGCAGAGACAGGGTTAAGTCATTTAGTAAGGAAGGCTTTGTCCTTCACATAAGCAGCAGCGCGGACCGGGCCGCTCTGCCAAGAGGATCATTTTTCAACAGAAAGCCTGTCTATATCACTCCCGGAAATGTGACGGAAGATAGGAGAAAGGAAGAAACGTATGGCACGTATAGCCGGTGTCGACTTACCAAGAGACAAGAGAATAGAGATAGGTCTGACCTATATCTACGGAATTGGCAGAACATCAGCGAAGGAAATCATCGAGAAGACCGGAATCAACCCGGACACCAGAGTCAAGGATCTGACTGAGGAGGAAGCCGGAAAGATCAGAAAGGTCATCGAGTCTGACTACATGGTAGAAGGTGACCTGAGAAGAGAAGTCTCTCTGAACATCAAGCGCCTCATGGAGATCGGAAGCTACAGAGGCATCAGACATAGAAGAGGTCTGCCTGTCAGAGGACAGAAGACCAAGACCAATGCGAGAACACGCAAGGGTCCGAAGAAAACCGTAGGAAGAAAGAAAAAGTAAAGGAGGGACTTTATCATGGCTAAAGCAGGAAAGAAAACTGTCAGAAGAAAGAAAATCCAGCGTAAGAACATTGAAAAAGGCCAGGCTCATATTCAGTCCACCTTTAACAATACATTAGTCACGCTGACCGATATGGACGGAAACGCACTCTCCTGGAGCAGTGCCGGTTCCCTGGGATTCAAGGGTTCCAAGAAGTCCACTCCGTTCGCCGCATCCATGGCAGCAGAAGAGGCTACCAAGGCAGCGATGGAGCATGGTCTGAAGACCGTAGAAGTTTATGTCAAGGGACCGGGATCCGGAAGAGAGGCTGCCATCAGAGCGCTGCAGGCAGCAGGTCTGGAGATCACCATGATCAAGGATATCACACCTATTCCGCATAACGGATGCCGTCCGCCGAAGAGAAGAAGAGTGTGATTAGAGGGGAGGAGTAATATAACATGGCAAGATATACAGGCGCTAACTGCAGGCTTTGCAGAAGAGAAGGGCAGAAGCTTTTCCTGAAGGGCGACAGATGCTATGGCGGAAAGTGCGCTCTCGAGAGAAGAAATTACGCTCCCGGACAGCACGGCCAGATGAGAAAGAAGTCTTCTGAATACGGGCTGCAGCTCCGTGAGAAGCAGAAGGCCAAGAGATTCTATGGCATGCAGGAGACCCAGTTCCGGAACCTGTTCGACAAGGCAGTTTCCAAGAAGGGTGTCACAGGTGAGAACCTGCTGATCATGCTAGAGTCCAGACTGGACAACGTAGTTTACAGACTGGGCCTGGCTTCCTCCAGAAAGGAAGCCAGACAGCTGGTAGTACACAGCCACTTCACCGTGAATGGCAAGAAGGTCAACGCTCCGGGACAGGAAGTCAAGGCCGGAGATGTGATCGCAGTCAAGGAGAAGAGCAAGAACTCCCCGAAGTTCAAGGAGATCAGAGACATGCAGATCACCGTTCCTTCCTGGCTGACTGTGGATACAGACAAGCTTGAAGGAAAGGTCGTTGCACTGCCGACAAGAGCGGATATCGATACACCGATCGCAGAGCACTTGATCGTCGAGCTGTACTCTAAATAATACCCTTAAGGCGGTTACTGCATTTGGAACTTTAAGGAGGCTTTTAAGTGATAGAGATCGAAAAACCAACGATAACGAAGGAAATCAGCGAAGACGGTACTTACGGCAAGTTTGTAATCGAGCCGCTTGAGGATGGTTACGGCACCACTCTCGGAAACAGCATGAGAAGAATCCTTCTCAGCTCCCTGCCGGGAGCAGCCGTGAAGTCTGTCAAGATCGATGGTGTCCTGAAGGAGTTCTCCACGATCCCGGGTGTCAAGGAAGATGTCACAGAGATCATCCTTAACCTGAAGAAACTGGCAGTTAAGCTGACCGGAGAAGACAACCATCGCGTTATCATCAACGCTGTCGGTCCGAAGGAAGTGACAGCGGCTGATATCATCGGCGATTCGGATATGGAGATCTTCAATCCGCAGCTTCACATTGCCACCCTGGAGGAGAACGCCACTCTGGTGATGGAGATCGACCTCGCCAAGGGTCGTGGATACGTTCCCGCAGACCAGAACAAGGACAAGGATGCACCGATCTCGGTGATTCCGGTAGATTCCATCTTTACTCCGGTTCGGAAGGCTAACTTCACTGTTGAGAACACCCGAGTCGGTCAGATGACAGATTATGACAGACTGATCCTGGAGATCTGGACAGATGGATCCATCACCCCGGAGGAGGGTGTTTCCATCGGTGCCAAGATCATGCAGGAGCATCTGAATCTGTTCATCCAGCTGGATGATTCTGCCGGCGATATGGAGATCATGGTGGAGAAGGAAGAGGATCAGAAGGAGAAGGCTCTGGAGATGACCATCGAAGAGCTGGAGCTGACCGTCCGTTCCTTCAACTGCCTCAAGAGAGCATCCATCAACACAGTGGAAGAGCTGATCCAGCGGACAGAGGAAGACATGATGAAGGTGAGAAACCTCGGAAAGAAATCCCTGGACGAAGTAAAGAGCAAGCTTGAAGAACTGGGACTTTCACTGAAATCAAACGACGAATAGAGAGAAAGGAGCACAGACATGCCGGGATATAGAAAACTGGGCAGAAATTCGGCTCACAGAAAGGCCATGCTGAGAAACCTCGTCACTGACCTGCTCAGAGAAGAGAGAATCTCTACGACCGATACGAGAGCCAAGGAAGCCAGAAGGATCGCTGAGAAGATGATCACTCTGGGCAAGCGTGGCGACCTCCACGCAAGAAGACAGGCATTGAGCTACATCTATGACGAGACAGTTGTCACCAAACTGTTCGAGGAGCTCGGCCCCAGATACGCTGACAGAAACGGTGGATACACCAGAATCCTCAAGCTCGGTCCCCGCAGAGGCGACTGCGCAGAGATGGTATTCCTGGAGCTGGTATAAGCTATTTGACCATTAAGAGAGAACGACAGACCGCCGGCACTGCGCCGGTGGTCTTTGTCTATGCAGGCACAAAGCAATGTGTGCCGGAAAGGAGCTGAACATGAGCAATCAGGTTGATTTTTGTACTTGCGCAGATCATGAATGTCCCTTTAACCCCGTGAATCACGACAAGGGATGTACACCCTGCATGGAGAAGAACATCCTGGCGGGAGAGGTCCCCAGCTGCCTGTGGAACATGATTTCCACCAGAGAAGAGCGACAGGCCATAGACTGCCAGTATAAGTTCAAGGACTTTGCAGAGATGGTGCAGAAGAAGCTGTAACTAACATACGAAAAGGGCTCGCGATACGCGAGCCCTTGCTGTTTGCGTTGTTTTCTACAGTTTGCGGAAGTCACTGGCGGGATGCTTGCACAGCGGACAGATGAAGTCAGCTGGCAGTTCATCTCCCTCGTAGATGTAGCCGCAGACCTCACAGACCCAACCCTTGGCCTGCTTCTTGGGAGCGGGCTTGATGTTGGCCTGGTAATAGTTGTAGGTAACCGAAGGTACGTTGTTCAGGATCGCAGACTCGGTGATGTCGCAAAGGAACATCCAGTGCGTACCCATGTCCACGGTGGCATAGACCTTCAGGGACAGGAAGGCGTTGGCGCCCTTGGTCAGGTAAGGAAGACCGTTGGCAGCACGCTTACAGTACTGGAATCCCTCGAACTTGTTCGCATCTCTGCCGGACTGGAATCCAAACCGCTGGAACAGGCTGAAGGGAGCATCCTCGCTGAGCGTGCAGACGTTCAGAACACCTGTGCGGCGGATAACCTCACAGGAGTAGTTGGCCTTGTTCACGTTGACCATGATGCGGTTCGGCTTGTCGCTGACCTGCGCCACGGTGTTGACGATGAGACCTGTGTCCTTCTGACCGTCATTGCAGGTGACTACGTAGAGACCGTAGCCGATCTTGAACATGGCCGGTACCTCGATGGGTTCTCTGCCTTGTGGAAGAACACCCTGCATCTTGGCCAGTTCCTCTGCCAGTGCGCCGACCTGTCCGCGAGTATCGTCGTTCAGTGCGGAGAGGATAGTGATGTTATTCTTCGCAAAGCGGAGCTTGTCGCAGCCAGCCAGTTTCTCTCTCATGATGCCGGCAGCGGCAGGTGCCCAGGTTCCGTTCTCGATGAGGGCGATGTTCCGCTTCTGGAAGTTGCGCTCGGTGAGACGGTTGATGTAGTCGTTCATGAACGGATAGATCTCTCCGTTATAGGTGGTGGTAGCCAGGACAACAGTGTCGTATTTGAATGCGGCATCGACTGCCTTCGCCATGTCACATCTGGCCAGATCGTATACTTCCACGTTCTGTGCGCCACATGTGATCAGTTCTCTCTGCAGAAGTTCCACGGCTTCCTTGGTGTGACCATAAACAGAGGTGTAGGCCAGAACGATGCCATGCTCCTCCGGCTCATAACTGGACCACTTGTCATAAAGATCCAGGAAATATCCAAGATTGTCCACCAGAATGGGACCGTGCAGGGGCAGAATCTTCTGGATATCCAGTGTGGCGGCAGCAGCCAGTACGTCCTGCACAGGCTTGCCGTATTTCCCTACGATGCCGATGAAGTACCGTCTCGCCTCGTCCGCCCAGGGCTCCTGTCTGTCCAGAGCGCCGAACTTGCCGAAGCCGTCCGCAGCGAACAGGACCTTCTCACTGGACTCATAGGTCATCATGACTTCCGGCCAATGTACCATGGGGGCGAACACAAAGTTCAGTGTATGCATACCCAGCTCCAGCTGGCCACCGTTATCTACCACACACTTGTTCCGGATCTCCAGTGTCGGGAAGAACTGACCGATCATCTGGAAGATCTGTGCATTGGCAACTACGGTGGTGTTAGGATATCTCTCGCAGAATGCCTGGATGGATCCCGAGTGGTCCGGCTCCATATGCTGCACCACCAGGTAGTCAGGCTCTCCGGCACCTACACCGCTGAAACTCTCGGGTTTTGCGTCCAGGATGTTCTCCGGGGTAAAGGTGCGAGTCTGTGCAGGCTGTCCGCCTCCCAGCACTTCTGCGATGTTCGCAAGCCATTCATCGGTCTTCTTCACATCTACGGTGTCCATGACCACGGTCTTGGTATCCTTGATCACATAGGAGTTATAAGACATCCCGTTGGGAACGACATACTGTCCCTCGAACAGGTCTACATCGTGATCGTTAACGCCGACATAGTAGATGGTATCAGTTACTTTTGAAAACATATCGAGTCTCCTATTGCATCTATTGTATAGTGTTATACTTGTGTTACCCCTTTGATTTTGCGCATAAAAAATGCAGTCTACTAGTCATTTCATTATACACCAAAAATGGAAAAACAAAAGAAAAATATTTAGAAATTTCATAAAAATTATCGAGGGCAGGTGATGCGGCCAACCTCCTCTACGATATGGTGCAGAGACTGGGCGAGGTCTGTCTGAGCGGCCGTGTAGTACATCTCTCTGCCCTCCCTGCGGGAGGTAAGAAGTCCGGCGGATTTTAGAAGTTTAAGATGATGGGAAACAGCGGGGCTACTCATGTCCACCGCTGCGGCGATATTCGCCACGCATTCTTCCGCGTGACAGAGAAGCCAGAAAATCCGCAGACGGCTGGAGTCCCCTAGTTGTTTCATGGCAGCGGACACGCTGTCGATGGTGGCTTCGTCCGGGAAATGATTCAGGAGGTCTGCCGTATTGGTTCCGTGATCGTGTGGGAGTTTCTTTTCTGTCATGATCGTTTACAAGCGCTGATAAGCGCATCCTTTCTGAATATACCATTAGTATATCTCGTGCGATATGGAAACGTCAATATGTTTCCGGTTGACAAAGTCTGGTATAAGGTGTATTATATATTTAACAATTAAACAATCTTTTAATCGTCAGACGAGCGAGGAGAACGGAAATGAAGAAGAATTACAAGATCGAAGTGGATTGTGCTAACTGCGCCAACAAGATGGAGGAAGCCGCCAGAAAGACCGATGGTGTCAAGGATGCTACGGTGAACTTCATGGCACTGAAGATGAAGGTAGAGTTTGAGGAAGGTGTAGATCCGGTCTCTGTCATGGAGCAGGTCCGTACCAATTGTAAGAAGATCGAAGATGACATGGAGATTTTCCTATAAGGATCGAGATGACGAAGAAACAGAAGAACAATCTTATAAGGATCCTTGTTGCGGCCGTGCTGATGGGCGCCCTTCTGGTCGCGGAGCACGTCCTGCAGCCGGGACACACGCTGCCGGTGCGCCTGCTGTGGATGGTCCTGTACCTGATCCCGTATCTGGTGGTTGGTTACGATATCCTGATCAAGGCAGGAAAAGGCATCAAGAACCGACAACCGATGGATGAGTGCCTTCTCATGGTCATCGCCACCCTTGGCGCTATCGCACTGGCGATCTACGGAGGTGGCGATTTCACAGAGGCTGTGGCCGTCATGCTGTTCTATCAGATCGGAGAGTGGTTTCAGAGCTATGCGGTCAACCGTAGCCGACGGAATGTGGCGGCGCTGATGGACATCTGCCCGGAGTACGCCAATCTCGAGAGAGAGGATGGCAGCCTGGAGCAGGTGGATCCAGAGGAGGTGGAGATCGGGAGCACCATTGTGGTCAAGCCCGGTGAAAGAATCCCACTGGATGGGATCGTGCTGGAAGGACAAGGCACACTGGATACAGCGGCACTCACAGGGGAATCGGTTCCCCGGAGCACAAAGCCCGGTGATCAGGTGATCAGTGGGTGCATCAGTGTCAGTAGCATGCTCCGTATCCGGACAGAGAAGGAGTACGAGGACTCCACAGTTGCACGGGTGTTGGAGTTGATCGAAGATGCCAGTTCCCGCAAGGCCCAGTCAGAGAAATTCATCAGCCGCTTTGCGAGAGTCTACACGCCCCTCGTGGTGGGCGCCGCGGTGGCGTTGGCCCTGTTACCCCCGCTGGGACATCTGGCAATGGGAGTGGCTCCTGACTGGAGCACCTGGCTGTACAGGGCCCTGATCTTTCTGGTGATCAGTTGTCCCTGTGCACTGGTGGTCTGTATCCCGCTTAGTTTTTTCGCAGGGATCGGCGGAGCAAGCCGACAGGGAGTGCTGATCAAAGGGGCAAATTATCTGGAGTTTT contains:
- the map gene encoding type I methionyl aminopeptidase encodes the protein MIVLKSPEEATLMRTAGKVNAEIFAGLAELIKPGITTMDINNYVEEVVARHGMIASEKGYGGFPASICTSVNEEVVHGIPSKERVLKEGDIVSCDLVVEYQHYMADSCRTFGVGRISDTAQHLIDTAEKAFFEGIKFAREGQRLFDISHRIQEVVEGEGFGVIRDYTGHGIGNEMHEDPAIPNCGKAGRGPRLVQGMTLAIEPMITEGSYEIDVLSDDWTAVTVDGGLAAHYENTILITDGEPEILTI
- a CDS encoding adenylate kinase produces the protein MRTILLGPPGAGKGTQADRIVEKYNVPHISTGDIFRENIKNGTELGKKAQEYMNRGELVPDDLVVEIATDRLLKDDCKERGFLLDGFPRTVYQAQKLDEFLAANGQKLDKVIDLEVSEDVLMIRLTGRRVCKACGASYHVVNIPPKQEGICDKCGGELFQRADDNEETAKNRIDVYNKETAPLVDYYEKAGCLARIDGAAGLEETFSEITAALGE
- the rpsM gene encoding 30S ribosomal protein S13, which codes for MARIAGVDLPRDKRIEIGLTYIYGIGRTSAKEIIEKTGINPDTRVKDLTEEEAGKIRKVIESDYMVEGDLRREVSLNIKRLMEIGSYRGIRHRRGLPVRGQKTKTNARTRKGPKKTVGRKKK
- a CDS encoding cation transporter; the encoded protein is MKKNYKIEVDCANCANKMEEAARKTDGVKDATVNFMALKMKVEFEEGVDPVSVMEQVRTNCKKIEDDMEIFL
- the rplQ gene encoding 50S ribosomal protein L17; translation: MPGYRKLGRNSAHRKAMLRNLVTDLLREERISTTDTRAKEARRIAEKMITLGKRGDLHARRQALSYIYDETVVTKLFEELGPRYADRNGGYTRILKLGPRRGDCAEMVFLELV
- a CDS encoding DUF6485 family protein, translating into MSNQVDFCTCADHECPFNPVNHDKGCTPCMEKNILAGEVPSCLWNMISTREERQAIDCQYKFKDFAEMVQKKL
- a CDS encoding DNA-directed RNA polymerase subunit alpha, with translation MIEIEKPTITKEISEDGTYGKFVIEPLEDGYGTTLGNSMRRILLSSLPGAAVKSVKIDGVLKEFSTIPGVKEDVTEIILNLKKLAVKLTGEDNHRVIINAVGPKEVTAADIIGDSDMEIFNPQLHIATLEENATLVMEIDLAKGRGYVPADQNKDKDAPISVIPVDSIFTPVRKANFTVENTRVGQMTDYDRLILEIWTDGSITPEEGVSIGAKIMQEHLNLFIQLDDSAGDMEIMVEKEEDQKEKALEMTIEELELTVRSFNCLKRASINTVEELIQRTEEDMMKVRNLGKKSLDEVKSKLEELGLSLKSNDE
- a CDS encoding flavin reductase, coding for MFSKVTDTIYYVGVNDHDVDLFEGQYVVPNGMSYNSYVIKDTKTVVMDTVDVKKTDEWLANIAEVLGGGQPAQTRTFTPENILDAKPESFSGVGAGEPDYLVVQHMEPDHSGSIQAFCERYPNTTVVANAQIFQMIGQFFPTLEIRNKCVVDNGGQLELGMHTLNFVFAPMVHWPEVMMTYESSEKVLFAADGFGKFGALDRQEPWADEARRYFIGIVGKYGKPVQDVLAAAATLDIQKILPLHGPILVDNLGYFLDLYDKWSSYEPEEHGIVLAYTSVYGHTKEAVELLQRELITCGAQNVEVYDLARCDMAKAVDAAFKYDTVVLATTTYNGEIYPFMNDYINRLTERNFQKRNIALIENGTWAPAAAGIMREKLAGCDKLRFAKNNITILSALNDDTRGQVGALAEELAKMQGVLPQGREPIEVPAMFKIGYGLYVVTCNDGQKDTGLIVNTVAQVSDKPNRIMVNVNKANYSCEVIRRTGVLNVCTLSEDAPFSLFQRFGFQSGRDANKFEGFQYCKRAANGLPYLTKGANAFLSLKVYATVDMGTHWMFLCDITESAILNNVPSVTYNYYQANIKPAPKKQAKGWVCEVCGYIYEGDELPADFICPLCKHPASDFRKL
- the rpsD gene encoding 30S ribosomal protein S4, with protein sequence MARYTGANCRLCRREGQKLFLKGDRCYGGKCALERRNYAPGQHGQMRKKSSEYGLQLREKQKAKRFYGMQETQFRNLFDKAVSKKGVTGENLLIMLESRLDNVVYRLGLASSRKEARQLVVHSHFTVNGKKVNAPGQEVKAGDVIAVKEKSKNSPKFKEIRDMQITVPSWLTVDTDKLEGKVVALPTRADIDTPIAEHLIVELYSK
- the rpsK gene encoding 30S ribosomal protein S11; this encodes MAKAGKKTVRRKKIQRKNIEKGQAHIQSTFNNTLVTLTDMDGNALSWSSAGSLGFKGSKKSTPFAASMAAEEATKAAMEHGLKTVEVYVKGPGSGREAAIRALQAAGLEITMIKDITPIPHNGCRPPKRRRV
- the rpmJ gene encoding 50S ribosomal protein L36, with translation MKVRASVKPICEKCKVIKRHGKVMVICENPKHKQRQG
- a CDS encoding heavy metal translocating P-type ATPase, coding for MTKKQKNNLIRILVAAVLMGALLVAEHVLQPGHTLPVRLLWMVLYLIPYLVVGYDILIKAGKGIKNRQPMDECLLMVIATLGAIALAIYGGGDFTEAVAVMLFYQIGEWFQSYAVNRSRRNVAALMDICPEYANLEREDGSLEQVDPEEVEIGSTIVVKPGERIPLDGIVLEGQGTLDTAALTGESVPRSTKPGDQVISGCISVSSMLRIRTEKEYEDSTVARVLELIEDASSRKAQSEKFISRFARVYTPLVVGAAVALALLPPLGHLAMGVAPDWSTWLYRALIFLVISCPCALVVCIPLSFFAGIGGASRQGVLIKGANYLEFLSRADTIVFDKTGTLTEGVFQVTEVKAVEGEDPQRMLRMAATAEGYSTHPIAVSLRKAVRGEVPMPEGAEEVPGMGIRAQVEGQEICVGNARLMEACGAQKEGFVPAPETSGTVIHVAAEGRYIGYIVISDVVKPHSREAISAIRRAGVRRTVMLTGDIRRVAQRVADEIGIDAVFSDLLPQDKVAKLEEMLAEKSGRKEMVAFVGDGINDAPVLSRADVGIAMGAMGSDAAVEAADVVLMDDDPLRISTAIRISRKCMRIVKENIWFAIGIKVLCLVLGAVGIANMWLAIFADVGVMVLAVLNAIRCMFIRGDRGVGRS
- a CDS encoding metalloregulator ArsR/SmtB family transcription factor, whose product is MTEKKLPHDHGTNTADLLNHFPDEATIDSVSAAMKQLGDSSRLRIFWLLCHAEECVANIAAAVDMSSPAVSHHLKLLKSAGLLTSRREGREMYYTAAQTDLAQSLHHIVEEVGRITCPR
- the infA gene encoding translation initiation factor IF-1; this encodes MAKKDVIEAVGTVVDAQPNAMFKVKLDNGFEILAHISGKIRMNYIRILPGDKVKVELSPYDLTRGRITWRDKG